A single genomic interval of Lucilia cuprina isolate Lc7/37 chromosome 2, ASM2204524v1, whole genome shotgun sequence harbors:
- the LOC111689334 gene encoding enolase yields the protein MMGASTIMLGKNVLYASTRKYSLSVAKESLLGIKQLKFSSVNSLQIKRYKCNMPIKSIFARQIFDSRGNPTVEVDLTTELGLFRAAVPSGASTGVHEALELRDNDKKSYHGKSVLQAVGHVNKTLAPELIKANLEVTDQEAIDNFMLKLDGTENKSKFGANAILGISLAVCKAGAAKKGVPLYKHIADLAGNKDIILPVPAFNVINGGSHAGNKLAMQEFMILPTGASSFTEAMKIGSEVYHHLKKVIKDKFGLDATAVGDEGGFAPNIQSNKEALSLISDAIALGGYTGKVEIGMDVAASEFFKDGVYDLDFKNPNSDKAQWLAPEKLADLYQEFIKDFPIVSIEDPFDQDHWDAWAKLTAATSIQIVGDDLTVTNPKRIQTAVEKKACNCLLLKVNQIGTVTESIKAHLLAKQNGWGTMVSHRSGETEDSFIADLVVGLSTGQIKTGAPCRSERLAKYNQILRIEEELGANAKFAGKSFRKPQ from the exons ATGATGGGGGCAAGTACAATAATGTTGGGCAAAAATGTATTGTATGCTAGTACACGTAAATACTCATTATCAGTCGCTAAAGAGTCGTTGTTGGGTATAAAACAACTAAAGTTTAGTTCTGTCAATTCACTGCAAATAAAAAGATACAA gtGCAACATGCCAATCAAATCCATTTTCGCTCGTCAAATCTTCGACTCGCGTGGTAACCCCACCGTTGAAGTTGACCTTACCACCGAATTGGGTCTTTTCCGTGCTGCCGTACCATCTGGTGCCTCCACCGGTGTTCACGAAGCTTTGGAATTGCGTGATAATGACAAGAAGAGCTATCACGGCAAGAGCGTCTTGCAAGCCGTCGGTCATGTCAACAAGACTTTGGCACCCGAACTCATCAAGGCCAATTTGGAAGTTACCGATCAAGAAGCCATCGATAACTTCATGTTGAAATTGGACGGTACTGAGAACAAGAGCAAATTTGGTGCCAACGCCATTTTGGGCATTTCCTTGGCCGTTTGCAAGGCTGGTGCCGCCAAGAAGGGTGTACCATTGTACAAACACATTGCCGATTTGGCCGGCAACAAGGACATCATTTTGCCCGTACCCGCTTTCAATGTCATCAACGGTGGCAGTCATGCTGGCAACAAATTGGCCATGCAAGAATTCATGATCTTGCCTACCGGTGCCTCTAGCTTCACCGAAGCCATGAAGATTGGCTCTGAAGTATACCATCACTTGAAGAAGGTCATCAAGGACAAATTCGGTTTGGATGCCACCGCTGTCGGTGATGAGGGTGGTTTCGCTCCCAACATTCAATCCAACAAGGAAGCTTTGAGCCTTATCTCCGATGCCATCGCTTTGGGCGGTTACACCGGCAAGGTTGAAATCGGCATGGATGTTGCCGCTTCTGAATTCTTCAAGGATGGTGTTTACGACTTGGACTTCAAGAACCCCAACAGCGACAAGGCCCAATGGCTTGCCCCCGAAAAGTTGGCCGATTTGTACCAAGAATTCATCAAGGACTTCCCCATTGTCTCCATTGAAGATCCCTTCGATCAAGATCATTGGGATGCCTGGGCCAAACTTACTGCCGCCACCAGCATTCAAATTGTCGGTGATGATTTGACCGTCACCAACCCCAAGCGTATCCAAACTGCCGTTGAAAAGAAGGCCTGCAACTGCTTGTTGTTGAAGGTCAACCAAATCGGTACCGTCACCGAATCCATCAAGGCCCATTTGTTGGCCAAGCAAAACGGCTGGGGCACCATGGTTTCCCATCGCTCTGGCGAAACTGAAGATTCCTTCATTGCTGATTTGGTTGTTGGTTTGTCCACTGGTCAAATTAAGACTGGCGCTCCTTGCCGCTCTGAACGTTTGGCTAAATACAACCAAATTCTCCGCATCGAAGAAGAATTGGGCGCCAATGCCAAATTCGCTGGCAAATCCTTCAGAAAACCCCAATAA